The following are from one region of the Luteitalea sp. genome:
- a CDS encoding thiol oxidoreductase → MSMCARAFICLALATIVLTASGLAQSPIGREVAIARHLEDGEELGVPLTRLIEFGEQLFRANWTIQEGAGRPLVKGTGAPLSDPTRPLVFPRNFNRVSAPDANGCAGCHNAPFGMAGGGGDVVANVFVLGQRFDFAMFDTNDGTTTGSSVDESGKQTTLQSVANSRATLGMFGSGFIEMLARQVSIDLQRIRDATPPGGSSHLTSKGISYGVISRHPDGSWDTTAVEGLPAASLATSGPDEPPSLLIRPFHQAGNVVSLRQFTVTAFNHHHGMQATERFGDGADPDGDAFVNELTRADITAATIFQATMAVPGRVIPRDRAIEAAVALGEERFEAIGCATCHRPSLPLDDEGWIFTEPNPFNPDDTVGPGDAPTLSVDLTDPRLPQPRLRPVRGVVHVPAYTDLKLHDICDGPEDPNIEPLDMNQPHGSAGFFEGNRLFLTRKLWGAANEPPYFHHGQYTTLREAVLAHGGEAAGTRALFKALPPNEQDALIEFLKTLQVLPPGTRFLVVDERGMPRLALGGLGRS, encoded by the coding sequence ATGTCTATGTGTGCGCGTGCCTTCATCTGTCTTGCGCTTGCCACGATCGTGTTGACCGCATCCGGCCTCGCCCAGTCGCCGATTGGTCGTGAGGTTGCCATCGCTCGCCATCTCGAGGATGGCGAGGAGCTAGGGGTGCCGCTGACGAGGCTCATCGAGTTCGGGGAGCAGTTGTTTCGGGCCAACTGGACGATTCAGGAGGGCGCGGGCCGGCCGCTCGTGAAGGGCACGGGCGCACCGCTGTCGGATCCGACGCGGCCGCTCGTTTTCCCGCGCAACTTCAATCGTGTGTCGGCGCCGGACGCCAACGGCTGCGCCGGGTGTCACAATGCGCCGTTCGGCATGGCGGGCGGCGGTGGTGATGTGGTGGCAAACGTGTTCGTGCTCGGCCAGCGCTTCGATTTCGCGATGTTCGATACGAACGACGGGACAACGACGGGCAGCAGTGTGGACGAAAGCGGTAAGCAGACCACGCTCCAATCGGTCGCCAACTCACGCGCGACGCTCGGCATGTTCGGGTCTGGCTTCATCGAGATGCTGGCGCGTCAGGTATCGATCGACCTCCAGCGGATCCGGGATGCCACGCCGCCGGGCGGCAGCAGCCACTTGACGTCGAAGGGCATCAGCTACGGGGTCATCTCCAGGCACCCGGATGGCAGCTGGGATACGACAGCCGTTGAGGGGCTTCCAGCGGCGAGCTTGGCGACCTCCGGACCCGACGAACCGCCCAGCCTGTTGATTCGGCCGTTTCATCAGGCCGGCAACGTCGTGTCTCTCCGCCAGTTCACCGTGACAGCGTTCAACCACCATCATGGGATGCAAGCCACCGAGCGCTTTGGCGATGGGGCGGACCCGGACGGCGACGCCTTCGTGAACGAGCTCACCAGAGCGGACATCACCGCCGCGACCATCTTCCAAGCGACGATGGCCGTCCCCGGCCGCGTCATCCCGCGCGACCGAGCAATCGAGGCGGCGGTGGCGCTGGGTGAGGAACGGTTCGAAGCGATTGGTTGCGCGACGTGTCATCGTCCGAGCCTTCCGCTGGACGACGAGGGCTGGATCTTCACCGAGCCGAACCCGTTCAATCCGGACGACACCGTCGGCCCTGGCGACGCGCCGACGCTCTCGGTCGACCTGACCGATCCTCGGCTGCCCCAACCCCGCCTCAGGCCGGTGAGAGGCGTCGTGCACGTGCCCGCCTACACAGACCTCAAGCTGCACGACATCTGCGACGGTCCGGAGGACCCGAATATCGAGCCACTCGACATGAACCAGCCACACGGGTCGGCTGGCTTTTTCGAGGGGAATCGCCTGTTCCTCACGCGGAAGCTCTGGGGGGCGGCGAACGAGCCGCCCTACTTCCATCACGGCCAATACACGACGCTCCGCGAAGCGGTGCTCGCCCACGGCGGCGAAGCGGCGGGGACGCGGGCGCTTTTCAAGGCGCTGCCGCCCAATGAGCAGGATGCGCTCATCGAGTTCCTCAAGACGCTGCAGGTGTTGCCGCCAGGCACGCGATTCCTCGTCGTCGACGAGCGCGGCATGCCGCGGCTGGCGCTCGGTGGCCTAGGACGCTCCTAG
- a CDS encoding DUF2339 domain-containing protein, translated as MVDATSYLLLILALFGCLLLILITTSGALLRAARALEVADGLERELRALGEQVRHLGERVDLLGKQAAAVPDDEASERADDDEEWRETIRGLQAERLSSEVETQPQAPSAGTAASARRPYLEQRIGAHWFLYIGLGLTAVGVVWLLEYVVSRDWMAAPIRAASGALLGVGLLALGERTARRQIARGRVLIGVALATLYASAWMIGPGSWLLLPWPAFALLASVTALAFVQSIRHRSLSFALIALGAGFVTPVLMGPEHAPVALFMYVGVLILVARWLAHRARWPLVDVASYLLTVWLLVWWSEHSYTRDQWWILELFLTAYLALFVIAWREARRETRGNAPVHPFQPWAAVALASAPVAYHAASVAILLPHAGGWLVYAIAATLAGLVAAARLGSRLVRGATFAGVAAPLLAWCYASLDREWFVAGLVAVAAVSALHVVSEWEALGEQPVTGAEIALSHVNAWWTFVALGLLLAPRFASWPILAGAPLIVAHVTLGAGWWRRYGEAARHHAGIALALGATAVTLWTGGFAATVALALEGVVLLSLGASRTGLRITGEALLALAYFSALHTLATRTSLIAPAFLNHRTGPAFVVVVALLVAWWRVGREAQPSSGELGPTRGALLLGAHLLVVLVLTMETAVWLQQQALDAAAFEVSTRAHAWQTAQRVGPTMLWAAYGCGLVTAGIWRRHAALRYLGVTLAILALGKLCVNDFPVIGPVARLVSALSLGMVLLTMAYLYRATKMESA; from the coding sequence ATGGTCGACGCTACTTCCTACTTGCTCCTGATCCTCGCCCTGTTCGGCTGCCTGCTCCTCATACTGATCACGACGAGCGGCGCCCTCCTGCGGGCGGCGCGCGCGCTCGAGGTGGCGGACGGGCTGGAGCGTGAGCTGCGCGCGCTCGGCGAGCAGGTCCGCCACTTGGGCGAGCGCGTCGACCTGCTGGGCAAACAAGCTGCCGCAGTGCCTGACGACGAAGCATCGGAGCGCGCAGACGACGATGAAGAGTGGCGCGAGACGATTCGTGGCCTGCAGGCTGAGAGACTGAGCTCGGAGGTCGAGACGCAGCCTCAGGCACCAAGCGCGGGCACGGCCGCCTCGGCGAGGCGGCCCTACCTAGAACAACGTATCGGCGCGCACTGGTTTCTCTACATCGGTCTGGGCTTGACGGCCGTCGGGGTCGTGTGGCTGCTCGAATATGTCGTGAGCCGTGACTGGATGGCCGCCCCTATCCGTGCCGCGTCCGGCGCTCTGTTGGGGGTCGGCTTGCTAGCGCTCGGGGAACGCACTGCGAGGCGGCAGATCGCACGCGGGCGCGTGCTCATCGGCGTGGCGCTGGCCACACTCTACGCAAGCGCTTGGATGATCGGACCGGGCTCCTGGCTGCTGTTGCCCTGGCCGGCCTTCGCCCTGCTCGCGTCGGTGACCGCGCTGGCATTCGTCCAGAGCATACGCCATCGGTCGCTCTCCTTCGCGCTGATCGCCCTAGGTGCGGGCTTCGTCACGCCGGTGCTGATGGGACCTGAGCATGCGCCCGTTGCGCTGTTCATGTATGTCGGCGTCCTCATTCTGGTGGCGCGCTGGCTGGCGCATCGCGCGCGGTGGCCGCTCGTCGACGTCGCGTCGTACCTGCTGACCGTCTGGCTGCTCGTGTGGTGGTCCGAACATTCGTATACACGCGACCAGTGGTGGATACTCGAGCTGTTCCTCACCGCCTATCTTGCGCTGTTCGTCATCGCGTGGCGCGAGGCACGGCGGGAGACGCGTGGCAACGCACCGGTCCACCCGTTCCAGCCTTGGGCAGCCGTCGCGCTGGCGAGCGCGCCGGTTGCCTACCATGCCGCGTCGGTGGCGATCCTCTTACCACACGCCGGAGGCTGGCTCGTGTACGCCATTGCTGCGACGCTAGCCGGCCTGGTCGCGGCGGCTCGTCTGGGCTCGCGCCTGGTGCGAGGGGCGACATTCGCCGGGGTGGCAGCTCCGCTCCTGGCGTGGTGCTATGCATCGCTCGATCGCGAATGGTTCGTGGCCGGCCTCGTCGCTGTCGCAGCAGTCAGCGCGCTGCATGTGGTCTCGGAGTGGGAAGCGCTGGGTGAGCAGCCGGTGACGGGCGCCGAGATCGCCTTGAGCCACGTCAACGCATGGTGGACGTTCGTGGCGCTTGGCCTGCTCCTCGCGCCGCGGTTCGCATCGTGGCCGATACTTGCCGGCGCGCCGCTGATCGTGGCGCATGTGACGCTAGGCGCAGGGTGGTGGCGCCGATACGGCGAAGCCGCGCGTCATCACGCGGGCATCGCGCTGGCGCTGGGCGCGACAGCCGTGACGCTGTGGACGGGAGGGTTTGCCGCCACGGTGGCGCTCGCGCTCGAGGGTGTGGTCTTACTGTCGCTCGGTGCATCGCGAACCGGCCTCCGCATCACAGGCGAGGCGCTACTGGCCCTTGCCTACTTCAGCGCCCTACACACTCTGGCGACGCGTACGAGCTTGATCGCGCCGGCGTTTCTCAACCATCGGACGGGACCAGCCTTCGTGGTGGTGGTCGCGCTGCTGGTTGCCTGGTGGCGGGTTGGACGAGAGGCTCAGCCGAGCTCGGGCGAGCTGGGCCCCACGCGCGGCGCGCTGCTGCTCGGCGCACACCTCTTGGTTGTCCTGGTGCTCACCATGGAGACCGCGGTGTGGCTCCAGCAGCAGGCGCTCGATGCCGCCGCGTTCGAGGTGTCGACGCGCGCGCACGCTTGGCAGACGGCCCAACGGGTCGGCCCCACCATGCTGTGGGCGGCCTACGGCTGTGGCCTGGTCACAGCGGGGATTTGGCGCCGACACGCCGCCCTGCGATACCTGGGCGTGACGCTGGCCATCCTCGCGCTCGGCAAGCTGTGCGTCAACGACTTCCCGGTAATTGGCCCCGTGGCGCGGCTGGTGTCCGCCCTGAGCCTGGGCATGGTCTTGCTCACAATGGCCTACCTTTACCGTGCGACGAAAATGGAAAGCGCGTAG
- a CDS encoding dihydrodipicolinate reductase, which translates to MPIRVLHVGLGPIGNAIIRQCVSRRRVKVVGAVDIDATKVGRDLAEVVGLDRKLNVTVAPEIVPAIRKAKPDVVLLCTSSSLKKIVPQIQAILSCRVPIVSTTEELAYPFYSNKRLATQVDQMAKRAKAAVLGTGVNPGFTMDALPIALSCACERVDKILVERIQDASTRRLPFQQKIGAGLTEAQFQARVDEGSVRHVGLTESIAMIADAMAWKLDKITDVIKPKLAVRPVKSAFLAVKRGQVAGIIQDGVGHRRGEPLITLHMEAYLGAPESYDAVTITGVPNLYSKIPGGVPGDIATASVTVNAIPKVIAAPPGLHTMRTLPLPSWFGG; encoded by the coding sequence ATGCCGATTCGTGTTCTTCATGTGGGGCTCGGTCCCATTGGTAATGCCATTATTCGTCAGTGCGTATCGCGTCGCCGTGTGAAGGTTGTCGGCGCGGTCGATATCGACGCCACCAAGGTAGGGCGTGACCTTGCCGAGGTGGTCGGGCTCGACCGCAAGCTCAACGTGACCGTGGCGCCGGAGATTGTGCCGGCAATCCGTAAAGCGAAGCCTGACGTCGTCCTGCTCTGCACGAGCTCGTCGCTCAAGAAAATCGTTCCCCAGATCCAAGCTATCTTGTCCTGCCGTGTCCCGATCGTCTCGACGACCGAGGAGCTCGCCTATCCGTTCTACTCCAACAAGCGCCTCGCGACTCAGGTCGACCAGATGGCAAAGCGCGCCAAGGCCGCCGTCCTGGGAACCGGCGTGAATCCCGGCTTCACCATGGACGCCCTTCCCATCGCGCTGAGCTGCGCCTGCGAGCGTGTCGACAAGATTCTCGTGGAGCGTATTCAAGATGCTTCGACGCGACGCTTGCCGTTCCAGCAGAAAATCGGCGCCGGGCTCACCGAGGCGCAGTTCCAGGCACGCGTCGATGAGGGGAGCGTCCGTCACGTGGGCCTGACCGAATCGATTGCCATGATCGCAGATGCCATGGCGTGGAAGCTCGACAAGATTACCGATGTCATCAAGCCGAAGCTCGCCGTACGGCCCGTGAAGAGCGCCTTCCTGGCCGTCAAGAGGGGGCAAGTGGCGGGGATCATTCAGGATGGCGTCGGGCACCGCCGCGGCGAGCCGCTCATCACTCTCCACATGGAGGCGTATCTCGGCGCGCCGGAATCGTACGACGCGGTCACCATCACGGGCGTGCCCAATCTCTACTCGAAAATCCCCGGCGGCGTGCCGGGCGACATCGCAACGGCGTCGGTCACCGTGAACGCGATTCCCAAGGTCATCGCCGCCCCGCCCGGCCTGCACACCATGCGCACGCTGCCACTCCCATCCTGGTTCGGCGGGTAG
- a CDS encoding AbrB/MazE/SpoVT family DNA-binding domain-containing protein — protein MKRKVVQTGSSLAVTLPAEVVEAFRLKKGQEVDVTIHPVTGAIVIRAGIKYFDDGKVTKRFRELMEELLERRADLYKSLAQ, from the coding sequence ATGAAGCGGAAAGTCGTTCAGACAGGAAGCTCGCTGGCGGTGACGCTGCCAGCCGAAGTCGTCGAGGCCTTTCGTCTGAAGAAGGGGCAGGAGGTCGACGTCACGATCCATCCGGTCACTGGCGCGATCGTCATCCGTGCGGGGATCAAGTACTTCGACGATGGGAAGGTGACCAAGCGGTTTCGGGAGCTCATGGAGGAGCTCCTGGAGCGGCGTGCGGACCTTTACAAATCCCTAGCTCAATGA
- a CDS encoding PEGA domain-containing protein has protein sequence MSGEPRPRTWATSSPGSQVSKPISGEESAPLVSGEHTPQLVWPSRDEELGALEAFAPEANTPRALVVETSSAAETPSASSLSPSTRQEPEDGPEHGRGGTSSGRPDAIESRSGSSLDSARDQPLDPARGGPVERRESEGPSAGSSPGAVQPATLGQPAPPTEAAGRGGAGSPTGHTFLAPSTRAPGAPPSILHDRQAEPSVSIATGRSRRLMRLLLVGLILAVLAQGIYIAVRFFGPGRGGGATADGEIIIESRPSGVDVAIDGRPRGRTPLSVRVWPGYHVVELRAGGVVRRQHVGVAAGQVASQYVELGGAAPPSDTPEPVANAGALVITSDPSGAQVEIGGQTRGTTPLTLKELSVGRHSVRLSREGIEQTRDVQIRGGQTTNLAVALAPKPPPQPQTGQVTIASKIPVTVLEKGEVLGSSDGGQLALRPGRHVLTLVNETYGFRNEQMIDVAAGRGLTVAVTLPDGQLHANATPWAEVFVNGRSLGETPIGQATLPVGRYELVFRHPKLGERRVPVTIRADEPAVATVDFSQ, from the coding sequence ATGAGTGGTGAGCCCCGGCCGCGTACTTGGGCCACCTCCTCTCCTGGCAGCCAAGTCAGCAAGCCGATTTCCGGTGAAGAGTCAGCGCCGCTCGTGAGCGGTGAGCACACGCCGCAGCTCGTGTGGCCATCGCGCGACGAAGAGCTCGGTGCGCTCGAGGCCTTTGCACCAGAGGCGAACACGCCGCGGGCCCTGGTGGTGGAAACTTCCTCCGCCGCCGAAACCCCAAGCGCCTCGAGCCTCAGCCCCTCGACCCGTCAAGAACCTGAGGATGGCCCTGAGCACGGCCGAGGGGGGACAAGCTCAGGACGTCCCGACGCAATCGAGTCTCGCTCAGGGTCGTCCCTCGACTCCGCTCGGGACCAGCCCCTCGACCCGGCTCGGGGCGGGCCCGTCGAGAGACGAGAGTCTGAGGGTCCCAGTGCTGGGTCAAGTCCCGGGGCGGTGCAACCCGCTACGCTTGGACAGCCCGCGCCGCCAACCGAAGCGGCAGGGCGCGGTGGCGCCGGCTCACCTACTGGGCACACCTTTCTCGCGCCGTCGACCCGCGCGCCAGGCGCGCCTCCCTCGATCCTGCACGATCGTCAGGCGGAGCCCAGCGTGTCGATCGCCACTGGGCGCTCGCGCCGTTTGATGCGGCTCCTGCTCGTGGGCCTGATCCTGGCCGTTCTCGCGCAGGGAATCTACATTGCAGTGCGGTTCTTTGGGCCTGGCAGGGGTGGTGGAGCCACGGCCGACGGCGAGATCATCATCGAGTCGCGCCCGAGCGGTGTCGACGTCGCGATCGATGGCCGGCCGCGTGGGAGAACCCCGCTGAGCGTCCGGGTCTGGCCCGGGTATCACGTCGTCGAGCTGCGTGCCGGTGGCGTTGTCCGCCGGCAACACGTTGGCGTCGCGGCAGGACAGGTCGCTTCACAGTACGTCGAGCTGGGTGGGGCGGCGCCTCCCTCCGATACGCCGGAGCCGGTAGCGAACGCCGGCGCACTCGTCATTACCAGCGATCCGAGCGGTGCACAGGTGGAGATCGGTGGTCAGACGCGCGGCACCACCCCGCTGACCCTGAAAGAGCTGTCCGTAGGCCGCCACAGCGTACGTCTGAGCCGAGAGGGCATCGAGCAGACACGTGACGTCCAGATTCGCGGCGGTCAGACGACGAACTTGGCAGTGGCGTTGGCGCCAAAGCCGCCACCCCAGCCGCAGACGGGACAGGTGACCATTGCCTCGAAGATCCCAGTCACGGTGCTGGAGAAGGGTGAAGTTCTCGGATCCAGCGATGGCGGCCAGCTGGCGCTCCGGCCCGGCAGGCATGTGCTGACCCTGGTGAACGAGACGTATGGCTTTCGCAACGAGCAAATGATTGACGTCGCTGCCGGCCGTGGCCTCACGGTGGCCGTCACGCTGCCGGATGGCCAATTGCACGCCAATGCGACGCCGTGGGCAGAGGTGTTCGTCAACGGTCGCTCGCTCGGCGAGACCCCGATCGGCCAGGCCACGCTGCCCGTGGGACGCTACGAGCTGGTGTTCCGTCACCCGAAGCTTGGCGAGCGACGCGTGCCCGTGACAATCCGTGCCGATGAGCCAGCAGTGGCAACAGTGGATTTCAGCCAGTAG
- a CDS encoding phytanoyl-CoA dioxygenase family protein: protein MPEAPRFAITPDEQQLAAVERDLRFHPSPVTAPRTLTAAQLESFDREGYLRPIRIFEDEEITAIRRYFDDLLARTVAAGGDSYSISSAHLRYGRVYDLLTDARIVACVRDLLGESVVGWGSHFFCKMPGDGKAVAWHQDASYWPLTPSKTVTVWLAIDRADRQNGCMRFIASSHWVGHLTYRPSDAAEHNVLTQTIENPEQYGAIVNDELEAGEISIHADLLLHGSEANESNRRRCGLTLRYCTADVRAHNGWNAKGVVLVGTDADGHWANPPRPAVD, encoded by the coding sequence GTGCCCGAAGCACCCCGGTTTGCCATCACGCCCGATGAGCAACAGCTCGCCGCGGTCGAGCGTGACCTTCGCTTTCATCCGTCGCCCGTCACCGCGCCGCGCACGCTGACGGCCGCGCAGCTGGAATCGTTCGATCGCGAGGGCTATCTCAGGCCCATTCGTATCTTCGAGGATGAAGAGATCACCGCGATTCGGCGGTACTTCGACGATCTGCTCGCCCGCACCGTCGCGGCCGGCGGCGACAGCTACTCCATCAGTTCGGCCCACCTCCGCTACGGCCGTGTCTACGACCTGTTGACCGACGCACGTATCGTTGCCTGTGTGCGGGATCTGCTGGGCGAGAGTGTCGTGGGGTGGGGCTCACATTTCTTCTGCAAGATGCCGGGAGATGGCAAGGCGGTGGCCTGGCACCAAGACGCGAGCTACTGGCCGTTGACGCCATCGAAGACCGTGACGGTCTGGCTCGCCATCGATCGAGCGGATCGCCAGAACGGCTGCATGCGCTTCATTGCCAGCTCACACTGGGTCGGGCATCTCACGTACCGGCCGAGCGATGCGGCGGAGCACAATGTCCTCACGCAGACCATCGAGAATCCGGAGCAGTACGGCGCGATCGTGAACGACGAGCTGGAGGCGGGCGAGATCTCGATTCACGCAGATCTCCTTCTGCACGGCTCTGAGGCGAACGAATCGAATCGGCGACGGTGTGGCTTGACGCTGCGCTACTGCACGGCCGACGTCCGCGCCCACAATGGCTGGAACGCGAAAGGCGTCGTTCTCGTTGGCACCGACGCCGACGGGCATTGGGCGAACCCGCCCCGTCCGGCTGTTGACTAA
- a CDS encoding type II toxin-antitoxin system death-on-curing family toxin, which produces MTVYLATAQVRALHEALVRQFGGSQGIRDAGALEAALARPAMTFGGEDLYPDVHTKAGALLHSLVLNHAFVDGNKRAGVAAAELFLQLNGWLLDATDEEFEVLTLDTAQGNIEPEALAIWFRQHSRPM; this is translated from the coding sequence ATGACGGTCTATCTCGCCACAGCGCAGGTGCGAGCGCTGCACGAAGCCCTTGTCCGCCAGTTCGGTGGTAGCCAGGGCATTCGCGATGCAGGCGCCTTGGAAGCTGCTCTCGCCAGGCCGGCCATGACGTTTGGCGGGGAGGATCTCTATCCCGACGTTCACACGAAGGCCGGCGCGCTCCTCCACTCGCTCGTCCTCAATCACGCGTTCGTCGATGGTAACAAGCGCGCCGGAGTGGCGGCGGCCGAGTTGTTTCTCCAACTCAACGGGTGGCTGCTCGACGCGACTGACGAGGAGTTCGAGGTGCTCACGCTCGACACCGCCCAGGGTAACATCGAGCCCGAGGCGCTTGCGATCTGGTTTCGTCAGCACAGCCGTCCGATGTAG
- a CDS encoding response regulator produces the protein MSDLPWPEARVLVVDDQPSNVEILERLLRGAGLLHVVGTSDPRAALRLFLDHRPDLVLLDLHMPGHDGFHVLAEITPHIREDEFLPIVFITADDSHSVKKRALAVGAKDFVNKPFDRTEILLRLRNLLEARFLYVALQAQNELLERKVRDRTTELEDAQKEILYRLTLAAEFRDDDTMQHMHRVGRVAAQIGAEMGLSTETVRLLRLAAPLHDLGKIAIPDQILLKFARLDEQEYAAMRAHTAAGADLLSGSAHGLLQMAEQIALTHHEHWDGSGYDRALKGDEIPLVSRIVAVADVFDALTHSRPYKPAWSISNALGEIASQSGKHFDPGVVEALVRIVERGEIDLTDQDWRPPQRVAAERARSVP, from the coding sequence ATGTCGGATTTGCCGTGGCCAGAAGCACGCGTCCTCGTCGTCGACGATCAACCATCGAACGTCGAGATTCTCGAGCGGCTGCTCCGAGGCGCGGGGCTTCTCCACGTCGTCGGAACGAGCGATCCGCGCGCGGCGCTGCGCCTGTTCCTCGACCACCGCCCAGATTTGGTTTTGCTGGACCTGCACATGCCAGGCCACGATGGCTTTCACGTGCTCGCCGAGATCACGCCGCACATCCGTGAGGACGAGTTTCTGCCGATTGTCTTCATCACGGCAGACGACAGCCATTCAGTGAAGAAGCGCGCCTTGGCCGTCGGCGCGAAGGATTTCGTCAACAAGCCGTTCGACCGAACCGAGATCCTGCTTCGGCTGCGCAACTTGCTCGAGGCGCGGTTTCTGTACGTGGCGCTCCAGGCGCAAAACGAGCTGCTCGAGCGAAAGGTCCGCGACCGCACGACAGAGCTCGAAGATGCGCAAAAGGAGATCTTGTACCGTCTCACGCTCGCAGCGGAGTTTCGTGACGATGACACGATGCAGCACATGCATCGGGTGGGACGGGTCGCCGCGCAGATCGGCGCGGAGATGGGACTGTCCACGGAGACGGTCCGCCTACTGCGGTTGGCGGCACCGCTGCACGACCTTGGAAAGATCGCGATCCCAGACCAGATTCTGCTGAAGTTCGCCCGGCTGGATGAGCAGGAGTACGCGGCGATGCGGGCACACACGGCTGCAGGCGCCGACCTGCTCTCCGGCAGCGCACACGGATTGCTGCAGATGGCGGAACAGATCGCGCTGACACACCACGAGCACTGGGACGGGTCGGGATACGACCGCGCGCTCAAGGGTGATGAGATCCCGCTCGTAAGCCGTATCGTCGCCGTGGCGGACGTGTTCGACGCGCTCACGCACTCACGACCGTACAAGCCGGCCTGGTCGATCAGCAACGCGCTGGGGGAAATCGCCAGTCAGAGCGGCAAGCACTTCGACCCTGGGGTCGTCGAGGCGCTCGTCCGCATCGTGGAGCGCGGGGAGATTGACCTGACAGATCAAGACTGGCGGCCACCGCAACGCGTTGCTGCCGAGCGAGCACGATCCGTGCCTTGA